The region GTAAAAACAATCATTCAAATCCATGAAATACAACCCAAGTTATGAGCAAATGAATCTAACTTAAAAGCACAACTAAAACAACCAACACCTCCCAAATGATAAAACATTTCTTCATATTCTCCACCGATCAATCAAGGAAAACCGTTGATAGCATCCCCATCGAATGGTTGGCATTCAAACTAGAAGAAGGCAGCGATCCTTGTGGGGTTCTCTGAACCAATTATAATTAAGTAATGGAATATTACCCCACACACAATTCACTATTTAAATCATCTATTTCTCTTCAATTTATCACACAAAAAAATATTTCAATTTCCACTATTGCAGTCTCTTCTTTTCATCCATAATTCAATTCCTTTAAAATCTATTTCCATGGCAACCGAAGAACCCATCATCGCCGTTGAACCAGTGTCCGAACCAGCCATTGCTGAACCTCCAGTCTCGGAGAAACCGAAGGCCGAAGCTGAGAAGACGAAGAAAGCCAAGGAGTCGAAACCTAAGAAAGCTTCCAAACCACGAAGCCCTGCTTCTCATCCTACTTACGAAGAGGTTTGGTTTAATTCAATTCAATTCACTCTCTTCTAATTCTTTGCATGTTTAATTTTACTGTTTCGTCGCGAATTATAGTTTTAATTGGATCTTAATTTTAATTTGTTAATTGAATTGCAGATGATTAAGGATGCAATAGTGTCTCTGAAGGAGAAGAATGGTTCGAGCCAATATGCTATAGCGAAATTCATCGAGGAGAAACAGAAACAGCTTCCCGTTAACTTCAAGAAGCTATTGCTCCAAAACTTGAAGAAGAACGTTGCTTCTGGAAAGCTTGCTAAGGTTAAAGGTTCATTCAAGCTTTCAGCAGCGGCTAAGAAGCCAGCAGTTGCCAAGCCGAAGACAAAGCCAGCTGCCAAGAAGGCTGTGAAAGCTAAGCCAGTGGCTAAGCCTAAAGCTAAAGCTGTTGTTAAGCCAAAGGTTGCTTCAAAGGCAAAATCTGTTACTACCAAGCCCAAAGCGGCTGCCGCCAAGCCCAAAGCTGCTGCCAAGCCTAAAACTGTTGCTAAGACAAAAGCAGTTGTGAAACCAAAGGCCAAGGCAAGGCCCGCAAAGGTGGCAAAGACATCAACGAAGACGACACCAGGAAAGAAAGTTGCTGTTGCGAAGACTGCGCCTAAGAAAGTTGCTGGTACAAAGAAAGCTCCGGTGAAGAGCGTGAAAGCTAAGACCGTCAAGTCTCCAGCCAAGAAGGCTTCTGGTGTGAAGAGAGGAGGAAGGAAGTGATAGTTTTGTTTTCTTAGCCTCAGCATTGTAAAATTCTTGTGTTCGTTTTTTTTTAATACCGTTAGTTAATATAATATAGTTTATTATAACATAAACGTTCTGGTTTTGTTATTCGTCCCATTGAATTATTCGTGATAGAACTATATAGACAGTCGTAATTATTTAAAGCACAAATGACTTACTAAAAGTAATTCTAAGATTACATTTTAAATATTCCCAAATTTTAGTCTCCACTTTTTACATTTACATTGAGAATAGTACTTAACTTGAGAATACTCGTCTCTTTTAGTTTCCCGTTTAAGACATTTTTACTTATTGTTTGTCCGGGATTTACGTGTTTAAGTAATGTGTTTGGAACAGTGTCTGCACACATTTACATTGTGAAAAATGAAAAGCAGGAATTTGGAGCTTTTGCATTAACGTCGGATTTGTACGTCCTATTATATTTTGAATAGAGATCAATTATTTCCATAAACTTGAATAATGCTCGAATGatgaaaaaaaaaaacataatcatGAACAAAGAAATAGCAGTTTTACCTGAAAAAAACTCATTGACTTGACACCATACATTCCAAACATTTCTGACAGTGCAGTAAGCCTTCTAATTCTATATTTTACTTGATTCCATAACAACTAATTGATTTACCGTTGCATAAATAGAAAAATTATATTCATGAATAAATAGCAGTTTTGCATGAATAAATAGAAAAATTATAACTTCAATAGCAGTATAAATAGCAGTTTTCCATAACAACAGTTTTTGGTCCATgtataaataaaaaatatatattcaTGAAATAGAAGTTTCGTTACAGATGAAAAGAAATCCTAAAAAGTAATGTTCATGACTTGAGGCACTAAACCAATTAATAGCAGCAAGTGGAGGACACAAAACATATATAACTATTGATTAGCAAATCAAACATATGATTTTGTGTAGCTAGCATTTTTATCGTGTATTGCACCTCAAAGTGTAACAAATTTTACCTTTTGCAATTTGATATTTGCCTTGATTATGATCAAATATTCGTAATGTTGTCTCTATATATATTTTGGAACCTAGTGAAATGGCTGTTGAGTTATGCAAAGTTATGTATAAAGCAAGATACCCAATTCAATGCCTATTCCTTTGGGATAAAGTGTTATCTGCCTGCAAAAAATAGCATAACTATCACTTGGTTTTTAGATATAAGTAAAAATATGAAAAGTTGAAAATTTTGGCTTAACCATTGAACAACCATGTGCTACCACCATACAAACAAAAAGCAAAATGTGTGTTAAGCAACATTAATTAACCATTGAAAGCAGAATATGAATAGGAGTGGAGAAAAACAGAATCACACTTAACATGTAAAGCTCAAATCTTTTGCACTGTCATTGAACAACCATGTTGAACCACCAGTAAAACGTAAACTAGAATATATGTTAAGCAACATTAAACAACTATTGAATGCTGAATATGAATAGAACTGGAGAAAATTGTAGACTTTTGAACCATCAATTTTCACTATGAATCATTCATATCATCACTACATTTCATGATCTAAAACTAAAAACATTCCACAACACCTTATATCACCCATCAAGCCATAGTAAAAAATCATCAAATTCACAACATCACAGCAAAACATAAAAGTTATTAAGATTCAGCTGTATAAATAAAATTAGATGTTATACAATGTATTAAATCCCCACATCCACATAACACGCCATGCGAAACTGTGTATCAAAATAAAAGTATACAAATCACCAAAAGGCATTAAAGCTAAAATAAATCCAATTCAGTAATGTATACTAACAGTTAATCACGATAACTTCGAGAATGTTATCTGGACGGGGCAATGTGACAAGTTTAGAATCTTGTTCGATACATTAGTAGTATAAAGTTAAAAGAATTTAACaaaattaacaaaaaataatattttCAAACACATCATAAATATTATGTCTTACAAGTGCATATATCAGTTAATCATACCTAACGGCAGTGCTAGTTTGGACCAAGAAGTTGTGTAATTTGCACTCCCACTGTTATTAGACAACTTCACATTCAAAATTGTTTTCTGCACAACCGCAACGCATTGGAATGCTCTCTCGGATTCCAAAGCTCGGACTCTAAGCTTTAGATCACCTTGCTCTAGTGGAAAATTTAAATACAACAAAATGTAATCTAAAATATCAAAAATCCTAAACAAAAGATATATATAAAATGTTTTTAGTGAGATGGCTCTAAAAGTGTGTAGTTTCCAACAAATAATTAGATGAAAAACACATAAGGAAATTTGAGAGTATTTAACACATTGAATACCACTTGTTGTCCTTTACTCTTATGGTCAACTCACCCTTTTCCACATCTATTAAGGTTCTTCCAGTTGTAAGAAAAGATCTTCCAAAAAGAATGGGAATATCCCCATCCGCATTAAAATCCATGATTATGAAGTCAGGTGAGAATACAAACTTGTCAACCTTAACCAACACGTCCTCAATCTTTCCTTAAGGGTAGCAAATGCTCCTATATGCCAGTTGGAGGGTGGTTGTTGTTGGCCTCGCTTCTCTAATACCAAGCTTCTTGAAAATAGAGAGTGGCATGAGGTTGATGCTCTGTCACAAAAAGAATCTCCAATGTTGCATGGTATAGTGAAACTTTCAGGATCTTTTAACTTGGGGGGAAGTTTTCCTAATACCAAATGGCTGCATTCTTGTGTTAGGGCCACAGTTACAAACTCTCTCACTCTTCTTCTTTTAGTGAGTACATCTTTCATGAATTTTGAATATTTGGACATTTCTTGGATGACTTTTTAAAGTGGTATGTTAATGTGTAGTTGCTTCAAAATCTCCACAAATTTACCAAATTGTTGTTCCTCTTTTGCCTTCCTAATCCTATGAGGAAAAGGAGATGGTGGTCTCTCTTGCACAAACTCGGGCATATGGCTGCTGTCAGACACGTCCGAAGATATTCCCACTGGTGTGGATGTCGTACCAGAATTGTTCAGACTGAATTTTGAAGTCAAATGATCTTTTTTTATTTCTATCAATGTTGAGTGTTAGAGTGacctcttcttcttcttcattcaACTCTTCTATAGCACCTGGGATACCTAAATCATCCCTTGAGTGAGTTGGACTCTTATCACTTGTTTCAACATCTTTTCCACTTCTTAATTCAATAATCATGCATGTCTTGACATTCTTGGAGCCTGATGCTAAAGTAGGAATTCCAGTAGTACTTGGAAGTGATCCCAAGGTTCTAGAACTCAAAGTAGTAGCAATCTGCCCCACTTGATTTTCTAGATTTTTGATGCTAGCTCCTTATGCTTGAAACTGATTTTTAGTTTCTTGAATGAATGACTTCAAAATGTTTTCCAACTGAATTCCTCCTTGATTATCCACACCATGATTATGTGCATAGAATCCATGTGGTATTTGAGGTACTTGAGGTTTAGGTTGGGCTTGATTATCCCTCCAAGAAAAAGTAGGATGGTTTCACCATCTGGGATTGTATGTTTTACTATATGGGTTATTGAACTTGTTGCCCACATAATTAACTAAGACTGGATTATTAGCACAACAAATGGGCTCCTCCACATTAAACACATGCAACTTCAAATGCGTCAGTCACAACCTTGACTGGATCAACGGTTGTCGCGTTAGGAATTGATGTTATATTCTTCACCATTTTATGGATTTGTGCCACCTGAGCTACAAGAGTTGTGGTCTTTGAGACCTCATGAATATCAACAAGCTTCTTTTGTGTGGTTTCAGCAGTTGCTCTTGTAGTTGGCCATTGGTAAGTGTTGGTCGTGATACTCTCGATAAATGAATAACCTTCTTGATAAGATTTTGATAACAATGCTCCACCAAATGAAACATCAAGCATGTTTCTTGATGATAGAACCAATCCATTGTAGAATGTTTCTAACTGAATATAGATTGGTATCCCATGATGAGTAAATTTTTGCAACAGTTCCTTGAATCTTTCCCAAGAATCATAAAGTGACTCGTCTTCCCCTTGTCTAAAAGATGTTATCTTATTCCTCATCTTGGCATTCTTGACAGGTGGAAAGCATTTAGCCAGAAAATTTTCAGCTAGGGCATTCCAAGTATCGATGGAGTTTGGCTCTAAGGAATTGATCCATCTTTTAACCCTATCCCTTTGAGAGTAAGGAAACAGCCTGAGCCTGAAGGCGTCATCTATCACGCAAGGAATCTTGAAATTGCTTGCAACCTCCATAAATTGTCGCAAGTGCAGGTGTGGATCTTCATTGGAAGTGACATAGTATTGATCAATAGCTTGTAACATCTGAAACATCATGAGCTTGGATTCAAACTAAGCCACGGGGATTTCTGATATGACAATCCCCGTGTTCATAGCATTTGGATCAAAGACTGCATAGTCTCTAATGTTTTTTGCCCTGTTATTAGTTATGCCAATAACGTCTGTTTCTGCCAAGTCAACTTCCTCCTCTTAAATTTCTTCAAAATCTTCTATCAAAGGAATATGAATTCCTATGACTGGGTGTTGAGTAGCAAGTAACAATCTCCTTCGTAAATGTAATGACCTCTCAGGTTCAGGAACTTCTCTGTATCCTGGGGATAACAACTTGTGCATGCATAAGCTAACTTTCTGTCGTGACACCAGATTACAGAAAAGGTCAGAAGCTCAAATGCTTATTTTCACAAAACACAATAAATCAATATGTTAATGACACACTCCTTGACAATGGTGCCAAACACTTTTCGGGGCTAAAGATGGTATTTCATCCAAGTATACATGGTATTTAATTATAGCAAGTG is a window of Lathyrus oleraceus cultivar Zhongwan6 chromosome 6, CAAS_Psat_ZW6_1.0, whole genome shotgun sequence DNA encoding:
- the LOC127091748 gene encoding histone H1-like, whose translation is MATEEPIIAVEPVSEPAIAEPPVSEKPKAEAEKTKKAKESKPKKASKPRSPASHPTYEEMIKDAIVSLKEKNGSSQYAIAKFIEEKQKQLPVNFKKLLLQNLKKNVASGKLAKVKGSFKLSAAAKKPAVAKPKTKPAAKKAVKAKPVAKPKAKAVVKPKVASKAKSVTTKPKAAAAKPKAAAKPKTVAKTKAVVKPKAKARPAKVAKTSTKTTPGKKVAVAKTAPKKVAGTKKAPVKSVKAKTVKSPAKKASGVKRGGRK